From a single Lolium rigidum isolate FL_2022 chromosome 7, APGP_CSIRO_Lrig_0.1, whole genome shotgun sequence genomic region:
- the LOC124669245 gene encoding phosphoglycerate mutase-like protein 1, with the protein MEAGAGTALYPLHRSKTIHLVRHAQGIHNVAGEKDYNAYMSEELLDAQLTPLGWSQVDCLRQHVAKCGLAKKIELVITSPLLRTMQTAVGVFGGGNYTDGIGASPLMVEGAGQSGRQAISSLNCPPFLAVEACREHMGVHPCDKRSSITKYHTLFPAIDFSLIENDEDVLWKPDVREANESVAARGMKFIDWLWTREEKEIAIVSHSGFLYHTLNMYGKECHPTVAEELGKHFNNCELRSMVLVDRSMLGSGTPTCNFPGKIPAGLDLPSDVADEKRVEEAGKN; encoded by the exons ATGGAGGCAGGCGCCGGCACTGCCCTGTACCCCCTGCACCGCTCCAAGACCATACACCTG GTCAGGCATGCCCAGGGCATCCACAATGTGGCAGGCGAGAAGGATTATAACGCGTACATGTCGGAGGAGCTGCTTGATGCGCAGCTCACCCCGTTGGGCTGGAGCCAA GTTGATTGCCTGCGACAGCATGTGGCAAAATGTGGACTAGCAAAAAAGATTGAGTTGGTTATTACTTCCCCTCTACTGAG GACTATGCAAACTGCAGTGGGGGTCTTTGGTGGTGGGAACTATACTGATGGAATAGGTGCATCACCATTAATGGTAGAAGGTGCTGGACAGAGTGGACGTCAAGCGATTTCAAGTTTGAACTGCCCACCGTTTCTAGCAGTTGAGGCCTGCAGGGAGCACATG GGTGTTCATCCCTGTGATAAGAGGAGCAGCATCACAAAATACCATACTCTTTTTCCGGCCATTGATTTTTCCTTG ATAGAGAATGATGAAGATGTTCTTTGGAAACCAGATGTCAGAGAGGCAAATGAGTCTGTTGCTGCTAGGGGCATGAAGTTCATTGATTG GTTATGGACAAGAGAAGAGAAAGAGATAGCTATTGTCAGCCACAGTGGTTTCTTATATCACACCTTAAACATGTATGGTAAAGAGTGTCATCCAACCGTAGCAGAGGAACTGGGCAAGCA CTTTAACAACTGTGAGCTCCGGTCGATGGTGTTGGTCGACAGAAG TATGCTTGGATCAGGTACCCCTACATGCAATTTCCCAGGGAAGATACCGGCTGGACTTGACCTTCCTAGCGATGTCGCGGACGAGAAGCGCGTCGAGGAAGCTGGAAAGAACTGA
- the LOC124677653 gene encoding uncharacterized protein LOC124677653: MVSLSTWFRYAAHKFEYSISLSWKKYNVGQINSTELSDAILKSFFKGKLTFPHWTKGGEAMAPVVNPTGGTVLVRKLATLSPKEVFVGDIVLLKDPEKSDDLIVRRLAAVEGYEIVSTDEKDEPFVLDKDQCWVVADNQALKAKEARDSRLFGPVPMTDIVGRVIYSLRTAVDHGPVDNSRVAMFQDSPVLAVELDVEEMAKNNKM, translated from the exons atggttTCGCTGTCGACGTGGTTCCGCTACGCCGCCCACAAGTTCGAGTACTCCATCTCCCTCTCATGGAAG AAGTACAACGTCGGCCAGATCAACAGCACCGAGCTGAGCGACGCTATCTTGAAGAGCTTCTTCAAGGGGAAGCTCACCTTCCCGCACTGGACCAAAGGGGGTGAGGCCATGGCACCCGTTGTTAACCCCACCGGAGGAACTGTGCTCGTCAGGAAGCTCGCCACTTTATCCCCCAA AGAAGTCTTTGTTGGGGACATCGTCTTGTTGAAGGACCCGGAGAAATCTGATGATTTAATTGTTCGACGCCTGGCTGCTGTGGAAGGCTATGAGATTGTCTCTACTGACGAGAAGGACGAACCCTTTGTACTGGACAAGGATCAATGCTGGGTTGTGGCAGACAACCAAGCACTAAAGGCAAAG GAAGCTAGGGACAGCCGCTTATTTGGGCCTGTCCCTATGACTGATATTGTTGGCAGGGTGATATACTCTTTAAGAACAGCCGTTGATCATGGCCCAGTGGACAACAG CCGCGTAGCCATGTTCCAGGATTCACCGGTTTTGGCGGTAGAGCTCGATGTGGAAGAGATGGCGAAGAACAATAAGATGTAG
- the LOC124673393 gene encoding ethylene-responsive transcription factor 1B-like, whose protein sequence is MDYQHHNHGGAMCTYYTACTSSAANPSCSSTDSFPSDLTGGDMYCTGFNGAADPFCSSSDSFPSDLSSGEILYPGYMGAGNNPSCSTSSSSDSFPSDLSSGSGEMVYAGAGREPRRKPASSSLIGVRARPWGRFAAEIRDSTRGGARVWLGTFGTAEAAAMAYDQAALSSRGAATALNFPAERVQESLRALALRGATPTVGSPVLALKRRHCKRRRRSKAEMMTAAATGGGRRRSKICSNGTTGQTRFVVELEDLGADYLEELLRITDDDPLRLEAPAAEFVQYGGLQYGELYM, encoded by the coding sequence ATGGATTATCAGCATCACAACCACGGCGGCGCCATGTGTACGTACTACACCGCATGCACGAGCAGCGCTGCTAACCCTTCATGCTCCTCCACGGACTCGTTTCCGTCCGACTTGACCGGCGGCGACATGTACTGCACCGGATTCAATGGCGCCGCCGATCCCTTCTGCTCCTCCTCGGACTCATTCCCATCCGACTTGAGCAGCGGCGAGATTCTCTACCCCGGCTACATGGGCGCCGGCAACAATCCATcctgctccacctcctcctcctcggactcGTTCCCATCCGACTtgagcagcggcagcggcgagATGGTCTACGCGGGGGCGGGGCGGGAACCGCGCCGCAAACCGGCGTCGTCGTCCCTCATCGGCGTGCGCGCGCGGCCGTGGGGCAGGTTCGCGGCGGAGATCCGCGACTCGACGCGTGGCGGCGCGCGCGTGTGGCTGGGCACGTTCGGCACCGCCGAGGCCGCCGCGATGGCCTACGACCAGGCCGCGCTGTCCTCGCGCGGGGCCGCCACGGCACTCAACTTCCCCGCGGAGCGCGTCCAGGAGTCGCtccgcgcgctcgcgctccgcggcGCGACGCCCACGGTCGGCTCGCCCGTCCTGGCGCTCAAACGGCGGCACTGCAAGAGGAGGCGGCGCAGCAAGGCCGAGATGATGACAGCGGCGGCGACAGGCGGAGGGAGGAGAAGGAGCAAGATTTGCAGCAATGGCACGACCGGGCAGACGCGGTTCGTCGTGGAGCTGGAGGACCTGGGCGCTGACTACCTGGAGGAGCTTCTCAGGATCACCGACGACGACCCGCTCCGGCTAGAAGCACCTGCAGCTGAGTTTGTGCAGTATGGTGGATTACAGTATGGTGAATTGTACATGTAA
- the LOC124669246 gene encoding phosphoglycerate mutase-like protein 1, producing MEASASTALYPVHRCKTIYLVRHAQGVHNVEGEKDHSAYMSPALLDAQLTPLGWSQVDCLREHVTKCGLAKKVELVIVSPLLRTMQTAVGVFGGGNYADGANASPLMVEGAGHSGRPAISSSNCPPFLAVEACREHLGVHPCDKRSSITKYRTLFPAIDFSLIENDEDVLWVPDVREENESVAARGMKFIDWLWTREEKEIAIVTHSGFLFHTLNKYGKECHPTVAEELGKHFNNCELRSMVLVDRSMLGSDTPTCNFPGKIPAGLDLPSDVADKKHAENGQV from the exons ATGGAGGCCAGCGCTAGCACTGCTCTGTATCCTGTGCACCGCTGCAAAACCATATACCTG GTCAGGCATGCTCAGGGTGTTCACAATGTGGAAGGCGAGAAGGATCATAGCGCATACATGTCACCTGCGCTGCTTGATGCCCAGCTTACCCCTTTGGGCTGGAGCCAA GTTGATTGCCTGCGAGAGCATGTGACAAAATGTGGACTAGCAAAAAAGGTTGAGTTGGTTATTGTTTCGCCTCTACTGAG GACTATGCAAACTGCAGTGGGAGTCTTTGGTGGTGGAAACTATGCTGATGGAGCAAATGCATCACCATTAATGGTAGAAGGTGCTGGACACAGTGGACGTCCAGCGATTTCAAGTTCAAACTGTCCGCCGTTTCTTGCAGTTGAGGCCTGCAGGGAGCACTTG GGTGTTCATCCCTGTGACAAGAGGAGCAGCATAACAAAATACCGTACTCTCTTTCCTGCCATTGATTTTTCCTTG ATAGAGAATGATGAAGATGTTCTCTGGGTACCTGATGTCAGAGAAGAAAATGAGTCTGTTGCTGCTAGGGGCATGAAGTTCATTGACTG GTTATGGACAAGAGAAGAGAAAGAGATAGCTATTGTCACCCATAGTGGTTTCTTATTTCACACCTTAAACAAGTATGGTAAAGAGTGTCATCCAACCGTAGCAGAGGAACTGGGCAAGCA CTTTAACAACTGTGAGCTCCGGTCAATGGTGCTGGTCGACAGAAG CATGCTTGGATCAGATACCCCTACATGTAATTTCCCTGGGAAGATACCGGCTGGACTTGATCTGCCTAGCGATGTCGCGGACAAGAAGCACGCCGAGAATGGTCAAGTTTGA